In the genome of Yarrowia lipolytica chromosome 1B, complete sequence, the window TCATGATTTTTATGTTTTCATTTTGTCATTTCCAAGTCGTTCGTTATGCACCCCagattttttatttttatttttatttcaACATCATTTTCTATTTAAACATCAATTTTTATTTAAACATCAATTTCTATTTAAACACCAATTTCTATTTAAACACCAATTTCTATTTCAAGTTCTATTCGATTTCcatttatatatatatttccaTTTCCAAAATCCATTTCCATTTCCATTATTATTCATCTCCAGATTCACATGTGAACCTGTGGCAAAACAACCTTTATAGTCATGGTGGGGGATGGTGGCATAGCGGGGCAGTTTCAGCAGAAAAATGATATGGAGCCTCCGGACAGTCATGCGGCTATCGAGCATACATCCGGTCatatgtacaagtacgccCCATGTAccatactcgtaccgtaTTGTACCGTCTATGCGCCGGGTCACCAAGGTCTAGACGCGTTTCAGTGCATTACAAGCACCATAACGGCACATCTCCAGACCCCAGATTGCGACCAAAGTTTGTCCTGAGACAGTTCTACAAAACACACTAATGTAGACGGAGCAACAATAGGCGACCGGATATCCAAACGCGCACCGTAAAAACCGCAGCAGCCGCCGCTCAGTTGcgattcacgtgaccaggaGCACTCCTCCGGGGCGCAATCTGCTTTTTCTCGATGCTGTTTAGTCTCtatccacgtgactcgtAAAAAGACCCTTCCTCGCCCCCCCACTCCACTCCACACCATCGGACCGTTTAGCGTTTTTCCGTGATGCACCCTTCTTTCACAGGCTGCTCGTACCCTTCCCCCAAAGTGGAACGAAGTTTATCTGGATGGATATAAGAAGAGAGAAGCCCAAGTTGGACCTCAGCAGCGCCTCAAACCACATCCACCGACCACCACAATATCATGATCCAGTCGGttttcttggccttggccatTCTCATCGCCTATCTGGGGTTTGCAGAATGGTTTTCTCGATTCCAACACAGACGAATCTCCAAAAAGAAGGGCTGTGGCATGCCTCCCATGGCAAATGGAGGGTTTCTGGGTTGGTACGGACTCTATAAGACGTACCAGATCACGTCAGAACGCACATACCCTCATTCCATGCGAATGGGCCTCGAGGCGTTTGGCCATACGTTTGTCTATCCTGTTCCAGGTACAGACATGCTACAAACGATCCATCCAGACAACATCAAAGCGATTCTGGCGACCCAATTCAAAGATTTTTCACTGGGAACCCGTCACAAAATCATGCTGCCAACTCTCGGAGACGGTATCTTTACTCTCGATGGAGAGGGATGGACCCATTCCCGAGCTCTACTGCGACCTCAATTCGCCCGGGATCAGgtcagtcacgtggcttCTCTAGAGAGACACATTCAGGTGCTTttcaagaccatcaagaaggagaacaaggagtGTGATCCTGCCAAGGGCTTTGATATCCaggagctcttcttcatgttGACTCTCGATACTGCCACAGAATTTCTTTGCGGAGACTCGGTTGATTCCTTGACCGACTACTTGGCCGACCCAACTGCTCCCCAGCTCGACCACTCTGGTATTGACGAAAATGTGCGACGAGCTTTCCCTGAAGCCTTTAATACCGCTCAGTGGTTCTGTTCCATTCGAGCCAAACTCATGAAGTTGTATTTCTTCGCTGGAACCGTCTTTTACCGAAAGAAGTACGCCGACGCTAACAAGATTGTGCACGACTTCACCGACTTTTACGTGtccaaggctctggccgccagaaaagaaaagtTCCAGGAACTCGACCAGGAGGGCAAGTACATTTTCTTGTACGAGCTGGCAAAGGAGACCCGAAACCCCAAGGTGCTCAGAGACCAGATGCTCAACATTTTGCTTGCCGGACGTGACACCACCGCATCTCTTCTTTCCTGGGTCATGTTCCGAATGGCTCGTCAACCTGAAACTTGGAAGAAGCTGAGACAGGCTGTGATTAATGATTTTGGTGATACTCCCGACGAATTGTCTTTTGAGTCACTCAAGCGATGCGAATATCTCCGATACGTGCTTAACGAAGGTCTGCGGCTTTATCCTTCTGTTCCCATGAACTTCCGAGTGGCCACAAGAGATACTACTCTTCCCAAGGGAGGAGGTCCTGACCTTGACCAGCCCATCTTCATCCCAAAGGGCGGTATCGTGGTTTACTCTGTCTATCATACCCACCGAGCTGAGGAGTACTGGGGTAAGGATACAGAGGAGTTTATTCCTGAGCGATGGGATCCTGCTGAGGGCTATCAGATTGCCCGAGGATGGGAGTATCTTCCATTCAATGGTGGTCCTCGAATTTGTCTAGGTCAGCAGTTTGCCCTTACCGAGGCTGGGTATGTTTTGGCCAGACTTGCTCAGGAGTTTGAGACTGTGACCAGTTGTGATGATAAGCCATTGCCTCCCAAGTACAATACCCATTTGACCATGAGTCATGATGATGGTGTTTGGTTGAAGATGGAGTAGAACGGTCACTGACTAAGTACATGTTATTTATTATGTTTGATTACGCTGTTTGAATGTAGAGATGGGGTGTGGGGACAGCCGCTCAGTAGATCCCCTGAAATGTGAAATAGTTGACATTGGTATAGccatacatactgtagaacAAAGTGATGGTCACATGTTCACAAGGCCGTCGAGGTGTCCGACGTGAGAGTCTGAGCATGACAATCCAACAATTTGATCTCCTCTTAGTTCTTCACTACCGTACCGACTTGTCATACGACTACGTACCATAGGAGGTCATGTTGAGTCCACAGGATACACTCCAGACTGTTATATAAATCAATCAAATGCCATCGTTATAGTGAAAAGTTGCTCTAGTTATCACGTCGTCGCATCAAGACGACAGTCTAGCCCATACCTAGGTCAGCAGCCGTAGATTTCATAAAGACGGCCATGAACACCAAATCGTCGTAGCGAGCAGGATatgttgtcaaagtcgCCATGCGCTTCTCGCGTACTTTGGTGGGTACATTTTTCGAGTTGAGCTCTCTGTCCGTTCTTGCTCGCTCTTGCGTGCTCTCGTCCAACCCCTTCTCCAATCTCTCCTCATTAATTCTTCGACATTGGCGTAAGTCCCTTCACATTACCTGTCTTCTGCCACTCCTCACCCATCAATCTCAGTCTCGCACCCGCAGGAAACCTCTTATCTCCGCAACTAGCGGTCCAAGGATCCCATGCAGCGTGCAACATCTTTCTGCCCTGTATGCCGTACGTGGCCAGGAATCTCACAGCAATCACCTCCCACCATGAAGCGGCAACCGTGAAATGCGTGTTAGTCAGTTTCTCTGTCTCCGTATTCAACAACCTAGCAATCATGGTCCAGCTGTAGGAAATGGGTCTGGGGTTTTCGGCGGGTGCAGTAAATCTGATCTGGGTGATAGCAACATACACTGAAGCAATTCCACCCATTCGCTCAGAGTACACAGTCTCGTCTTCCCACTTTCCTCCAGGCTTTCTCCAGGCCATGCGTTCTCGTCCTTGCTCGGTGTCAATGTCACAAGTGAAGCCAATCACAAAGGGACATTTCTTGACGAACCGAGCAACCATGAGATCGGTGAGCTCCGGAAACACAGACATGATCTTTGCGGCCAACATTCCTAAGGGAAGGGCACTCTGAGGAGCGACAATGGTTTCGTTTTCAGCCTGTCGAACAATGCTCTTGGCAAAGAAGTTGAGGAGCCAGAGGTAGACGAGCTCACTGTGCTGCTTGGCCTCATTGAAAATCTGTACAAAGTCTTCACTGATctgttttgtgtgtgtaaCTGAAGGCGTGAGCTGTCCGAACTTGGGGTTGATTTGGCGCTTGCATTTATTGCACAATTTCTTGACTTCGGCATTGTTGGCCACCGGTTCCTTgatgtccttcttgattTGTTCAATTTTGGCCTTCCACTGGAGGAATTCCTTATCGACCGCTCTCCAGTTTGTAAACTGGCCCAGTTTGTCCTTTCTGGCTTGTTCTTCCGCTTCCAGACGTTCCttttcttccttctctGCTTTTTCCTTGGCCAAACGTTCGGCTTCGATTCTCTTTTTCTCGGCCGCCTCCTTTTCGGCCTTTTCTTTCGCAAGTCGTTCCTGTTCGAGTCTCTCAgcttcctccttctctttcGCAAGTCGTTCTTTTTCCTTCCTCTCAGCCTCCACTCTCTCACGCTCAATCCTCTCACGCTCCTTCCTCTCGGCCTCCAGCCTTTGCCGCTCTTCTTCCCGTCTCTCAGCCTCCCATTGATCAACCAACCCGCCCACAATCACGCTGTTTCTCTTTTCccgcttcttggccagctcaTCAGATTGCTTGAGCCGATCGTCTCCCATCCGAGACATAAACACAGACTCCCGTCGAGCCACGTCATTGTGTCGTTTGAGCTCCTCAGACGCCCACACGTCCTCCACATGTTGGAGTTCCTTCTCGACCTGAGCTAAAGGAGCTCCCCAATCAATGGCAGCCGCAGGGTCGACCGGGGAACCCAGAGACACACTGTTAACACTGGAACCCCGTCTATGACCCCGCTTGAAATTTCCAACGGGACTCAGATGACATTGATCAAGGATAAGTGACACCCGGTTCAATGTACCCTCCCACTCTGCACAAGACAGATCGTGGATAGAGCGATATGAGTCTTCTTTGACGTCCTGAGTCTCGTCTCTGTGCTCCTGCTTCAAAGGAGATGACACTGCCGGTTTCGTCGGCCGAGTCGGACTGTTCGAGGCACTGTACTCCGTTGCAAATCTCGACTGAGAAGGAGTCTTCCGAGGAGGCTTACTGGGTGTGccttcttcctccagagacatCTCGTACTGACTGATTTCCTGCGACAGCTCCTCATCGTCCCATAGCGGGTCGTATCCGTCTTCGAAATTCGGAATCCGCGTCAACACCGCCGGTCTCAATGGGCTGAATTTCATGGTCCTGGATGTGTCTTGATGGATTCAGTCGGCTATACTTTTTTGATACATGCAACTTAGAATATGCAGACCGAGCTGTATGGAGGGTGAAGCAATGTGTCTTGAAACGATACTAGAAACAGTGCGATTGAAATGAGAGTAACATCAACTGGATCATagacgtcacgtgatatttTACATAATCTATGACTGTAAGATGACTAACTAACGACCTCTTTGATTACTAATTAACCGCCCACCCACATCCCACTTCACAGTCTTCCTTATCAAGCCCAAAACACAACTCCAATACTGCATTGTAATCACCGGACAAGAATGTGCACGCCAAAAAGTCATGTAGGCGTATATTTGGTACTTACTAGTGGACATCATTACTGCGCCAAAACAGGAGATAAAGAAGGGATATTACAAAGAATTTCACCATATACAGACTGCTATTCGACTGTTTATGTGTTTTCCTATTTTTCCCCGAGTTCTGGAGAGATTTTCAAGGCAGACCCAAATATTCACGCCAAATTGCTAATTCTGTGTATATTCTAGACCGGGTAGTTTTGTTCGGGAAATTTTCTATATTAGAAGTCAATGATGTTACCAATACAAAGCCCATGTCGGTTGATTACTACTAACTAGTACCCACGCCTTTTTTTACGGATAATCACTTGCGTTTTTCATCCCTGCTTACTAACTCCCAAAGTCAATAATTTTCACTCACCTTCTTGTGCTGCGTTACACATCACGACCCTCACAACTCACAATGTCCGTGGTCTTCACCCGCTCCTTCCACGCCTCTGCGGCCGTGTCTCGAGGCGCCAAGATCTCGATCAAGCCGCCGGTTCACCATCTTTACAGATACAAAAAGAACATTCTCAAGCCGGCTTTCACCAAGACTCTTTTGACCCACCCTGGATCGATTGAGTCCAACAAGTATGTGCCCAAGAACACCCGTGTTGACCGGGTTGTCGACCACTACAACAACACGGTCGCGTCAGACATGCTGCTGATGGGCTATGTCCACGAACAGTCCGTGCGAAAGGGAAATAAGCACCGACCATGGGACTTCACTTCGCCCTACCATCTTGGACGACCTGCTCAGCCCCCTCGAGGTCCCAACAAGACCCCCACCAAGGACGTGCACCCTCGAACCTGGAAGAACATCCctgccatcaccaagaTCACCATCAACTGCACAGACCCCGGCACTGTTCTTGACCACGAGAAGGTGATCAACCAGAAACTCCTGCTGCAGCAGATCACCGGCTGTGCTGCTAAGGAAGTCCGGTCCCGGTCTAATATCATGACCTGGAAGCTCCGAAAGGGCTACCCCATGGGCGCCAAAGTGGAGATTACCGGCGAGAAGATTTCCGACTTTATGACCTCGTTGACAGAGCTGGTTCTGCCTCGAGCCATTGGATTCAACGGAATTCGAAATTCGTCTGGAGATAGAAACGGAAACATCGCCTTTGGTCTGATCCCTGAGGACGTCAAGAACTTCCCCGAGGTCGAGGCCAACCAGGACGCCTACCTGCAGATGTACGGAATGCACATCACCATCCACACCACCGCCCAGGCTGATTCCGAGGCCCGAGCGTTGCTGTCGGCTTTCAACTTTCCTTTCATTGGAAAGGAGAAGCATCAGGGACGATCTTAAGCGCTAATGAATGGCCTTTGGTCGCGAGTGGACTCCATCCTATCGACGACCAGGTAAATACCGGACACCCAAAAGAGTACAGATTTGTATATAGTGAGCCATGAGGCTAATAAGATGATGAATTTGAAAACAGACAGAAATCTtgcgagtactgtacatactcgtagtGACAAAGGTCTGTTGTCATAAACATTGTAGCAAACCAGATCAAttatacatactgtacagtagctactaTACCATCAAATTACTCTACCATCAAATCACTGTACCATCAAATAACCACCAACGACAGGTTGCTGACATTTTCGTCACTAACACTGGCTTCTCTGATCTTTTCGACTTCAAGCTTCTTCGCAACTCCAGTATCTTCATCAAAGCTCTCAGAAAGACCCTCAATAACGACTCCCTTGCCAGTTTTGTCGCCATTATCTTCATTATCATTCACCAGCAGAATTCCGTTTCGCAGACAATCTCGCTTCTCGTCTCTCTTATAAAAGTACAAAATGACTACCGCCATAATCGCGCAACAACAGGCACAAGCTGCGCAAGTTCCGTATCCCTTTCTGAACCTGGGAGCTTCAGAAGTGGGGAATACAAGCACCGACACCCATGCTGATGAACTCTGGCCCAGCATATTCATCATGACAAGCACTATAGCGTAGTGTTGTGGATCTCGTCTCATGATATCTGCCCACCAAGTGTACATGATAGGACTCATGGCCCAGGAGATGTACTGGAGACAAAAGGCAAACCATTTGGCCCCCTCTGGAACGTCCCAGACAGCCAGAATCACTGCTCCGATAGAATTGAACATCTGAGTGATCACTATACCGCCCCATCTGCATCGTGCAAGGTCTCCAAACAGAGATGCCAGGTAGACATAGGCGAAACCTAGACCAGGAGCAATTGTGCTGAGCTGGTTGACTTTCTGGTCGGTGTATCTTTGGTTTCCATTGGAATCAGTCAGGCTCTTCAACCAGAGAATGAAGGTGCCCGCGTTTCCActggtgttgttgtagaagaagcaggagaTGAGAATGGCGGTCGGGAGATGCCAGGAGGTGAGTAGTGGTTTCCATAGTGACCAATCCGTCAGTTTCTTGAGTTGCTGGCCCTTCTTTTCCGTCACAAAGGGCTTCTTGCGTTCCCTACATCGGATGATTTCCTCGTCAGTCAGAAACAGAGAAGTGCATTTGTCTGGCGTTCCAGGGATGATGAAGTACCCTACAACAGCCAGAGGGAGAGTACAAATGGAGTCAACGATGAACACCCATCTCCAGCCCTCAAAGCCTCCCACTCCGTCGAGATTCAGAGCTGCACTGGCTAGCAGGCCGGAACTCAGCAACCCCAGAAATTGACCCATGTAGAAGAAACCAGCTCTTCGGGCCACCTCCGAGGGCTTGTACCATGAGCCCATGAGGTAATAGATGGTGGGAATAAAGCCGGACTCGAAAGCTCCAACCAGAAATCGCAGCGCCTTCAGAGCACCCACCGAGTGCACTTTGCAGGTCAGCAGAGTCATCAATCCCCACATACAATCCACAGCCGGAATGACAATATTCAGAGGGACTCTGGGAAGCAAGAACATGAAGGGAAGTTGGAATATGACGGCTCCAGCTAGATACATGGACTGGACATGCACTAGATCGTTACCCTTGAATCCCAGGTCCTCCTTCATTCCACTCACATAGGCGTTGTTGACATTGGTCTGATCCAGGTACTTGACCCAATACACCATTAGTGAGTAAACTGTCAACAGAATGTCGAGTTTGCAAATCAACTTCTTGTCTGACCTTGTGTCTCTCTCGTCGAACCACTTGAACCACTTGTGGGAAGCTCTCTCGTACTTGTTCAtccggtactcgtactcgtcaaAGAACTTCCACCAAGGTCGGTTGGTTTCGTCGCGGTACTCGAGCGGGAAATCCCCCTCATCTCTTTCTCGCTCCGTCTCTAGATTGTCGACATTGTCCTCCACACGTCTCTCTGTCGGTAGAAACTTGCTGAGTTGGCCGAGTTTCATCATGTTGTGTATTGTGTACTGTTGCCAAGTGGTTGCCCCACACCGCCAAGCCAACTGACAGATATATAACCCAGATCCATTAGTCACGACCGCCAAGCATCTGTCATTGGATTTTGGAGGACCCTTGTTATCTTATCATGTTTCACTACTACGACAGTCTGCAGGCACGCTTGTTTGAGGTCGTCAATGTAACTGATGTTGATCCCTGTGGCCAGAAAACTGTGGAAAAAACGCTGTAGTGCTCGATAGAATACAATACAAGCCCAAATATTGTATTTCCAGATTCTCCGTCTTTCTAATATGTTTTTTCACCCGTTTTCCATCCGTTCTTTGGACACTGCAAAACGCGTGGCTAATTAACCTAATTTAAGCAGCATGTTAATGTTTGAAGGAATGATAAGCTGGATGTTATTGATACGAGAATCAAATGTAGACAAACTGAATCAACCAAAAGAAACACTCTATATCCCCTATTTAGCGTATAtatcttctttttgttttttcccccGATTTTCTGCAGTTTTTTGCGCTCTCTCGCACCCATTTAAGGAAACCCCACATAGTTTAAGATTCCCCCGCCCTTGTCATGATAAGAGATAAGGCCCCTCGCTTAGCTTAGCGAGTTACTCGATCGAAGCGGTTCCAAGATACGCCTTAACAGTACCGATATTCGTAGGGTAACGGGTGATAGATTTCAGATCTGGGCCAAGCACGACGTGGGAGCATTCCTGAGCTCCATGTCTCTAATTAGTCCGTTGGATGGAGCCTATCATCAGACTAGATCCTggatgtacatactgacagtatatactgtagtggcAAAAGATGGCAGCGTGTATTTAACAAGGAGGGACTTgtgagtatgtacaagcacttgtagtttatttatttatttattttagGATTCTTTCTGAAGTTGTTTTGGAGCTTTTCGGATTTTTCCAGACTTTTTACTTTCCCAGATTTTTCTGACTTCTGTCATAATTCACATATCGCACTGTACTGACTCCTTCACCACAAGGTTCACCTCCCAAACagtgaaaaaaaactgCTGTCGATCTGAAGACAGAGCACCGCAAAAAAGCATGCATAACAGTAGAGATGCAAAAACAATAGTATCTCGAAGTGCAAAAGTTCAAGACGACCTCGGAGAGGGTCGAACTCTCGATCTTACGATGGCGGCCATTTAGGTGACTAACAGTCGTacgccttaaccaacttggccacgaagTCTTGAACGTGACTAAAAACTTTCATTGGGACTTTTTGTTAGGCTGAAAAAGTCACATGAATCTcgaataaaaaaatcaaaaaaaattagaaACAActaaaaaaattaaaaaaaattaaattaaaaaaacTAAAAAATTGTTCGTTGTTAGAATATAATGCTCTCTTCTGAACAACCGAATCAAATCCAATCTGCAGGTGTAGCATTGTTTATAGGCCTCAAGTAGATGTATTTCCCTaggataaaaaaaaaggagatCAACTCCTAACCCTGAAAGAGTAGGGGGGGATTTGAAtggtgaggaggaggcgCGAGAGACAATGGGTGTTTTTGCTAGTCGATCTGGTGGCTTTGATAGACTCGAGGCGCTTATATTCAATCCCCAGATGCT includes:
- a CDS encoding uncharacterized protein (Compare to YALI0B01914g, similar to uniprot|P39709 Saccharomyces cerevisiae YAL067C probable transporter SEO1) — encoded protein: MMKLGQLSKFLPTERRVEDNVDNLETERERDEGDFPLEYRDETNRPWWKFFDEYEYRMNKYERASHKWFKWFDERDTRSDKKLICKLDILLTVYSLMVYWVKYLDQTNVNNAYVSGMKEDLGFKGNDLVHVQSMYLAGAVIFQLPFMFLLPRVPLNIVIPAVDCMWGLMTLLTCKVHSVGALKALRFLVGAFESGFIPTIYYLMGSWYKPSEVARRAGFFYMGQFLGLLSSGLLASAALNLDGVGGFEGWRWVFIVDSICTLPLAVVGYFIIPGTPDKCTSLFLTDEEIIRCRERKKPFVTEKKGQQLKKLTDWSLWKPLLTSWHLPTAILISCFFYNNTSGNAGTFILWLKSLTDSNGNQRYTDQKVNQLSTIAPGLGFAYVYLASLFGDLARCRWGGIVITQMFNSIGAVILAVWDVPEGAKWFAFCLQYISWAMSPIMYTWWADIMRRDPQHYAIVLVMMNMLGQSSSAWVSVLVFPTSEAPRFRKGYGTCAACACCCAIMAVVILYFYKRDEKRDCLRNGILLVNDNEDNGDKTGKGVVIEGLSESFDEDTGVAKKLEVEKIREASVSDENVSNLSLVVI
- a CDS encoding mitochondrial 54S ribosomal protein uL5m (Compare to YALI0B01892g, similar to uniprot|P36519 Saccharomyces cerevisiae YDR237W 60S ribosomal protein L7 mitochondrial precursor (YmL7), similar to Saccharomyces cerevisiae MRPL7 (YDR237W); ancestral locus Anc_8.461), which encodes MSVVFTRSFHASAAVSRGAKISIKPPVHHLYRYKKNILKPAFTKTLLTHPGSIESNKYVPKNTRVDRVVDHYNNTVASDMLLMGYVHEQSVRKGNKHRPWDFTSPYHLGRPAQPPRGPNKTPTKDVHPRTWKNIPAITKITINCTDPGTVLDHEKVINQKLLLQQITGCAAKEVRSRSNIMTWKLRKGYPMGAKVEITGEKISDFMTSLTELVLPRAIGFNGIRNSSGDRNGNIAFGLIPEDVKNFPEVEANQDAYLQMYGMHITIHTTAQADSEARALLSAFNFPFIGKEKHQGRS
- a CDS encoding uncharacterized protein (Compare to YALI0B01848g, uniprot|O74132 Yarrowia lipolytica ALK6 CYP52 family member), translating into MIQSVFLALAILIAYLGFAEWFSRFQHRRISKKKGCGMPPMANGGFLGWYGLYKTYQITSERTYPHSMRMGLEAFGHTFVYPVPGTDMLQTIHPDNIKAILATQFKDFSLGTRHKIMLPTLGDGIFTLDGEGWTHSRALLRPQFARDQVSHVASLERHIQVLFKTIKKENKECDPAKGFDIQELFFMLTLDTATEFLCGDSVDSLTDYLADPTAPQLDHSGIDENVRRAFPEAFNTAQWFCSIRAKLMKLYFFAGTVFYRKKYADANKIVHDFTDFYVSKALAARKEKFQELDQEGKYIFLYELAKETRNPKVLRDQMLNILLAGRDTTASLLSWVMFRMARQPETWKKLRQAVINDFGDTPDELSFESLKRCEYLRYVLNEGLRLYPSVPMNFRVATRDTTLPKGGGPDLDQPIFIPKGGIVVYSVYHTHRAEEYWGKDTEEFIPERWDPAEGYQIARGWEYLPFNGGPRICLGQQFALTEAGYVLARLAQEFETVTSCDDKPLPPKYNTHLTMSHDDGVWLKME
- a CDS encoding uncharacterized protein (Compare to YALI0B01870g, weakly similar to uniprot|Q12315 Saccharomyces cerevisiae YDL207w RNA export factor GLE1, similar to Saccharomyces cerevisiae GLE1 (YDL207W); ancestral locus Anc_8.460); this translates as MKFSPLRPAVLTRIPNFEDGYDPLWDDEELSQEISQYEMSLEEEGTPSKPPRKTPSQSRFATEYSASNSPTRPTKPAVSSPLKQEHRDETQDVKEDSYRSIHDLSCAEWEGTLNRVSLILDQCHLSPVGNFKRGHRRGSSVNSVSLGSPVDPAAAIDWGAPLAQVEKELQHVEDVWASEELKRHNDVARRESVFMSRMGDDRLKQSDELAKKREKRNSVIVGGLVDQWEAERREEERQRLEAERKERERIERERVEAERKEKERLAKEKEEAERLEQERLAKEKAEKEAAEKKRIEAERLAKEKAEKEEKERLEAEEQARKDKLGQFTNWRAVDKEFLQWKAKIEQIKKDIKEPVANNAEVKKLCNKCKRQINPKFGQLTPSVTHTKQISEDFVQIFNEAKQHSELVYLWLLNFFAKSIVRQAENETIVAPQSALPLGMLAAKIMSVFPELTDLMVARFVKKCPFVIGFTCDIDTEQGRERMAWRKPGGKWEDETVYSERMGGIASVYVAITQIRFTAPAENPRPISYSWTMIARLLNTETEKLTNTHFTVAASWWEVIAVRFLATYGIQGRKMLHAAWDPWTASCGDKRFPAGARLRLMGEEWQKTGNVKGLTPMSKN